Proteins encoded in a region of the Acidobacteriota bacterium genome:
- a CDS encoding type II toxin-antitoxin system VapC family toxin, translated as MSRWRPALARAVRAQRLDRNEAEDAEQEFLGDWDDFTRIGVTEALVARAGDLAWRHNLRGYDAAQLAAALAWQEMREDMQDEIVFACFDAELVQAAAAEGLSTWPE; from the coding sequence GTGTCGAGGTGGCGGCCCGCCCTGGCCAGGGCCGTGCGTGCGCAGCGCCTGGACCGCAACGAGGCAGAGGACGCCGAACAGGAGTTCCTGGGCGACTGGGATGACTTCACGAGGATCGGTGTGACGGAGGCGCTGGTCGCGCGAGCCGGCGACCTCGCTTGGCGGCACAACCTGCGAGGGTACGACGCTGCGCAGCTCGCAGCAGCGCTGGCGTGGCAAGAGATGAGGGAAGACATGCAGGACGAGATCGTGTTCGCCTGCTTCGACGCCGAGTTGGTCCAGGCAGCTGCGGCCGAAGGCCTCAGTACGTGGCCGGAATAG